In Arachis hypogaea cultivar Tifrunner chromosome 17, arahy.Tifrunner.gnm2.J5K5, whole genome shotgun sequence, a single window of DNA contains:
- the LOC112765473 gene encoding uncharacterized protein: MSVEIIDSTTITSFVEDEEAFSASVSDLFAELDADKDGFLSYTEMVKELQRLRVMETPFGVDVTRDPEEVARVYESLFVQFDHDMNGRVDGDEFKKETKKMLLAMANGLGSLPVQMALEHDSLLLKAVKREYSCAAASTNNNLLANAA; this comes from the coding sequence ATGAGCGTAGAAATCATAGACAGCACCACTATCACTAGTTTCGTGGAAGACGAGGAGGCCTTCTCCGCGTCAGTGAGCGACCTCTTTGCTGAACTGGATGCGGACAAAGACGGCTTCCTATCTTACACGGAGATGGTAAAGGAGCTCCAGAGGCTGAGGGTGATGGAGACGCCCTTCGGCGTGGACGTGACGCGCGATCCCGAGGAGGTGGCGCGTGTGTACGAGTCGCTGTTCGTGCAGTTTGACCACGACATGAATGGGAGAGTGGATGGGGATGAATTCAAGAAGGAAACAAAGAAGATGCTTCTGGCCATGGCGAATGGGCTTGGATCGTTGCCGGTTCAGATGGCACTTGAACATGATAGTCTACTCTTGAAGGCTGTCAAACGTGAATATTCCTGTGCTGCtgcttctactaataataatctTCTTGCTAATGCTGcttag
- the LOC112767190 gene encoding uncharacterized protein — MSVEIIDGTTIANFVEDEEAFSASVNDLFAQLDADKDGFLSYKEMVKELQRLRVMETHFGVDVKREPEEVARVYESLFVQFDHDMNGRIDKNEFKKETKKMLLAMANGLGSLPIQMALEHDSLLLKAVKHEYSYGASIKQL; from the exons ATGAGCGTAGAAATCATAGACGGCACCACCATCGCCAACTTCGTTGAAGATGAGGAGGCCTTCTCCGCGTCAGTAAACGACCTCTTCGCTCAACTGGACGCGGACAAAGATGGCTTTCTGTCTTACAAGGAGATGGTGAAGGAACTGCAGAGGCTGAGGGTGATGGAGACGCACTTCGGCGTGGATGTGAAGCGCGAGCCCGAGGAGGTGGCGCGTGTGTACGAATCGCTGTTCGTGCAATTTGACCACGACATGAATGGGAGGATAGATAAGAATGAGTTCAAGAAGGAAACAAAGAAGATGCTTCTGGCCATGGCGAACGGACTTGGATCATTGCCGATTCAGATGGCACTTGAACATGATAGTCTCCTTTTGAAGGCTGTCAAACATGAATATTCATATG GTGCCTCGATAAAGCAGCTATAG